The genomic interval TCTGGAATATCTCACGGAGTTTCTGTTCACTCTGCCCATAATACTTGCTCATAATTTCAGGGCCATTGATAGCAAAGAAATTTGCACCACTTTCGTTTGCAACAGCCTTTGCTATAAGGGTTTTCCCGGTACCTGGTGGACCATTAAGCAGGACTCCCTTGGGCGGTGTTATGCCCAGCCTTTCAAAAAGCTCCGGGTGTTTCAGTGGAAGCTCAATTATTTCCCTTATTTTGCCTAGCTGGTCAGAAAGGCCCCCTATATCCTCATAACTTACCTTTGTCACTTCTTCAAGGACTTCAGAAGCTGGATCTTCCCTGATTTCAACACGTGTTTCTTCACTGACTTCCACCGGTATCTTGCTTGGAATTGTTTTGATTACCTTAAATAGCAAACCTGTGTGCCCTGCTAGCGTTAATCCAGGGACGCTTATGCTATCCTGTTCTATCAAAGGCCTCCTTATAAGGGCTTTCTGGACAAAATCATCTATGCCTTCCCCGAACCTTAATTTCTGGTCTTTTCTTATTATGGGTGCGAGTACCACTTTCTTTGCTTCCTCAACTTCTACCTTTTTTACCTTTACCTTGTCTCCGATAGAAGCGCCGCAGTTATTTCTCATTACACTATCTATTCTAACAATGCCCTTGTTTTCGTCCTCTGGCCTGGATCTGAATACTCTCCCCACAGTAGACCGTACCTTTTCAATAGCGACAACGTCGCCTATTTCAACGTCAAGATCTAATCTGGAAATTTCATCAAGCCTAACCCTGGCCATGCCGGGATCGGTTGCATTTGCCTCAGCTATCCTGAGTAATATACCATCATTTGGTTTCATAAACCCTTATTTACTAAATAGTATTTTAAAATATTGATATTGTATAATTTTATGTTATGAAACTAATACAGACTGCTTCTTTTATAAATTGGAAGTTTTTGAGTTTATGGATTTATGAATAATATAGAAAAATGTAGTAATCTGGATTTAAAATACTGGAAAATCGATTATAGATACCTAATTTGAATCATTTAAACAGGAAAAAATGGAGTACAACATATACATACACAACAAAATATATTATTAATGATAAAAAAATGTAAATATTGATTTTGTGTGCTTTTTTTATATATAATTTTGGATTAAGTTTCTTCTTGCTTAAATGCCCTACCAGGATAAAATTATCAACTAATCCAATTTCTAATAAACTTGTGAATGCAAAATAAATATAAAAAAACAATGTATTTTCTGTTAGTATTACAAATGAAATGGAATTTGTTATAAAAGCTATAGAGATAACCAGAATTATGTGGGTCAATTCTTTTAAATTTTTAAATACAACTATATTTTCCTGAATTCCAGTGTTTTTCTTTATAACATTCTTAACCTTAAAGCTTCTTTCTAAAAAAACAATGACAGAAATCATAAAAATAGCCAGTAATAAATAATTAAGGATTACCATGGTGGTTCCTCATTTGGATTCCATACTCCTGTATGTGGGGCGTATCCCGATAAAGGTGGATATTTTGCAGAATCCCCAAATGCAATAGATACTGGGATATAAATACCGCTGCTGCCAGAATCAGCTGTACCGGTAAATGCACCCTCTTCCCCATAAATACCAACATCATAGAAATTATACCATTTTGTACCCCAGCTTGCACCGAGATCAAAATACACAGTCGGGTCATGATTCTCAGAGGCGTATGCATCTATAGCTATATAGTCCAGTGCTAAAGCTGCAACTATTGGTGCCAGAAGTCCTGGCAAAACAATTGATGCAGCCGCGCTTCCATAATAAACTGCACCTTCAAGTGACCCGACCTCGCCTGAAACAACCTCTCCAAAAACGGCTATTATTGTAGCATCACTGGCTCCTGATATTACAGGCAGTTTAGTAACGTATAAGGCTGCTTCATGATTTTTAGGAAATTTATAATATATATTTGAACAATCACCAGGAACTTTATTTATTTTATTGTTTGGGATAATAGTCATATTAAGATATATCCTGTTCCCTGATTCAAATACAGATACGTTGCCGAATTTTCCATGTTCTGTTATATGCTGGTTATTACCTGTATTATTGGTCACAGAGAACGCCATATTCATATAAATACGATTGCTTAACATGTTGACACTGTCATTATATTTTACTACATTAATCTGTTTGCCGTTTAAATTGCTGGCGTGCGGTTGTGCCGAGATATCAGAAGTAACGACATTAACACGCTGGTCGGTATTATTTGTTGCATTTGTTACCGGCGCAAAGGATACCATCACAAATATTGCTGCAATTAGTACACCTATTATTAACTTCTTTTTATTCATAATAAGATTAACATTCCAATATATATATATATTTAGATAATAATATTAATAAATAATTTAGTAGATAAATTTATACATGTATCCCGCTTGCTGTTCAAGCTTGCAATGTAACAGAATTTTTACATTAATTATTTCTACGCCTGTGTATTTCATCGTTCAATATTACCTGCAATAATATTACATTAAATAACTAATTTATTTTATGAATGAATCGTATTATATGGAAGTTACAAAAAAGAGTTATTCTTCTTCAGCCAATCTCGGTCCGGGCTATGATATATTGTCCTTAGGGCATAAAGCATTCTTTGATTCTGTCACGGTAAAGCACAATAATAGCAATGGTGTAAAGATTATTTCAAATTCTACCCCGGAAGAGCCGGATAAGAATACAGCAGGATTAAGCATCCTAAAAATTATGGAAGATAAGGGCATTAAAACTGGACTGGACATAACAATAAAAAAGGGTGTCCCAATTGGCCTCGGCCTGGGGAGCAGCGGAGCTTCATCCTCTGCAGCTGTAAGGTCTGTAAATGAACTCCTGGATCTTGGCATGGGCAAAGATGAAATGGTCTATTATTCAATGTATGGAGAGATAGCCGCATGCGGTTCAGCCCACCCGGACAATGTATCTTCCGGGATTTATGGAGGGCTTACACTAATAAGTTCCACATCTCCTGTAAAAGTAAAAAAAATTGATATTAATTACAATTTTAACCTGGTACTTGTAATACCTGATATCAGTATGAAAAATAAAACCCGGTATGCAAGGTCAATTGTGCCCCAATCGATAAAAATGGAAGAACATATAGTTCATACATCCAGAATATCTACAATGCTTTACGGGTTTATGAAAGGGGACCGTGATGCTATAAGGGAAGGGATGAATGATGATATTGTTGAGCGGTCCAGGGAAGCCATGTTTCCATTTTACAGGGATATAAAGGAAAAAGTTATCAACAGAAATGCTGTTTCTGCCTGCATAAGCGGAGCAGGGCCTACAATGTTAATATTTGCAGATGATAAAACCAGAAAGGACGAGATGCTTGGTGATATAAAAAATGTCATGGGGTCATATAATACAGATTATAGTATCCGTGAAACAGGTATTCTGGAGGGATTAGATGACCAGTAATAGAGCATATGCAGCACCACTTACTTATCCTATTTACCAGACCAGTTCATATGTAGTTCCGGAGGGTGAAAAATACAGGTACAGCAGGGAGTATAATCCAACCGTTGAAAATCTTGGCATTAAGATAAAGGAAATGGAAGGAGCTGAAGATTACAATGTTTTCTCTTCGGGCATGGGAGCTATTACTACGACGTTATTATCATTATCAAAGCCTGGAGATAGAATATTAACACACCTGGACACATTTGCAAGGTCCTATCATTTTATCAGGGATTTTATGGGAAAGTGGGGAATCAAGCCGGATATTGCCAATCCGGGTACGGAGAATATTATTAATGGAATAAAAAAAGGTACAGGAATAGTGTTTATTGAAAGCGTAACCAATCCTATATTAAGGGTGAACGATATAAGCACCATATCTGAGAAATGCCATGATGTTGGAGCCATACTTGTTGTTGATTCCACAGTTCCGACTCCATATAACGTAAAATCTTTAAAATTAGGGGCAGATATAGTTGTCCACAGTTCATCCAAATTTATTGCAGGGCATAATAACGTAATATCAGGGCTTGCAGCAGGAAGAAAGGATTTAATGGAGAAAATTGATGCCATGAGAAGAACGCTCGGAACATCCCTTGACCCTAACTCCGCATTTCTGACAGAAAATGGAATGAAAACACTTGGAATAAGAATGGAAAAGATAAATTCTAATGCTATGGAAATAGCTACAGAACTTCAAAAAAACCCCGAAATATCCAGGGTAATATATCCCGGGCTTTCTGAACATCCTGATCATGAAATAGCCAAAAAATATATGAAAGGTTATTCCGGCATAGTCTGCTTTAAGGTAAAAACCGATCCTGAAAAATTTATAGGAAAACTGGAGAAAATAGTTCCGGCAAACACCATGGGAGGGACAGAAACAGTGATATCGACACCTGCTTCAATGTCACACAGGTCTTTAACTTCAGAAGAATTGAATGTGCTGGGTGTGGATTCAACATTTATGAGGCTTTCCGTGGGAATAGAAGACCCGGATGAAATAGTAAGGGATATTAACAGGGCCCTTAATGATTAATCTGCCCTTTTATGTA from Ferroplasma acidiphilum carries:
- a CDS encoding aminotransferase class V-fold PLP-dependent enzyme — translated: MTSNRAYAAPLTYPIYQTSSYVVPEGEKYRYSREYNPTVENLGIKIKEMEGAEDYNVFSSGMGAITTTLLSLSKPGDRILTHLDTFARSYHFIRDFMGKWGIKPDIANPGTENIINGIKKGTGIVFIESVTNPILRVNDISTISEKCHDVGAILVVDSTVPTPYNVKSLKLGADIVVHSSSKFIAGHNNVISGLAAGRKDLMEKIDAMRRTLGTSLDPNSAFLTENGMKTLGIRMEKINSNAMEIATELQKNPEISRVIYPGLSEHPDHEIAKKYMKGYSGIVCFKVKTDPEKFIGKLEKIVPANTMGGTETVISTPASMSHRSLTSEELNVLGVDSTFMRLSVGIEDPDEIVRDINRALND
- a CDS encoding homoserine kinase — protein: MEVTKKSYSSSANLGPGYDILSLGHKAFFDSVTVKHNNSNGVKIISNSTPEEPDKNTAGLSILKIMEDKGIKTGLDITIKKGVPIGLGLGSSGASSSAAVRSVNELLDLGMGKDEMVYYSMYGEIAACGSAHPDNVSSGIYGGLTLISSTSPVKVKKIDINYNFNLVLVIPDISMKNKTRYARSIVPQSIKMEEHIVHTSRISTMLYGFMKGDRDAIREGMNDDIVERSREAMFPFYRDIKEKVINRNAVSACISGAGPTMLIFADDKTRKDEMLGDIKNVMGSYNTDYSIRETGILEGLDDQ